The following proteins are encoded in a genomic region of Microbulbifer sp. MKSA007:
- a CDS encoding GNAT family N-acetyltransferase has protein sequence MSVLSPTITVRRLTIDDFEDYLGLLHELTEGVPLARGEEGRAHFAKLLGHDGTMVFGLEIYDQIVSCATLHILPNMTYGGRPYCLVENVVTLQAYRGRGFGRMVMDTLRNEAWQANAYKIMLLTGMDRGAKGFYESLGYKADQKYGMVLRQVPPYKAPVS, from the coding sequence ATGTCTGTCCTCTCACCCACCATCACCGTCCGCCGCCTGACCATTGACGACTTTGAGGATTATCTCGGCCTCCTGCATGAGCTGACAGAAGGCGTTCCTCTGGCACGTGGGGAGGAGGGGCGTGCCCACTTCGCCAAGCTTCTGGGCCACGACGGCACCATGGTGTTCGGGCTGGAGATTTACGACCAGATCGTCTCCTGCGCCACGCTCCACATTCTGCCCAACATGACCTATGGCGGCCGCCCGTACTGCCTTGTTGAGAATGTGGTGACCCTGCAAGCCTACCGGGGCCGAGGCTTTGGCCGCATGGTCATGGACACCCTGCGCAACGAGGCCTGGCAAGCTAACGCCTACAAAATCATGCTCCTCACCGGCATGGACCGCGGCGCCAAAGGCTTCTATGAGAGCCTCGGCTACAAAGCCGACCAAAAGTACGGCATGGTCCTGCGCCAAGTCCCGCCATATAAGGCGCCAGTAAGTTGA
- a CDS encoding LysR family transcriptional regulator, giving the protein MRLPLAMLEVFNAIAQNGSLRGAANALGIKPSTVSHQLKSLEEQLGTALFVRTTRSVTLTDAGRALQSGAGAAFDLLGQAVEDAKEYGSSARGSLRLTLPEFVFHTFLADLLPGFQAKYPEIQLEFSLSDAIVDIVSEGLHAGFRTGSLVAQDMIALRISDPQPLTVLGSKTYLDQHGRPEKPEDLLDHACIQYRFQTSGQLAPWVFQVDGDRVEIDVKGGLVLNTLPSQLELMEQGMGLALTFRYYALMQCDETKVERLLEDYLDPVAPLYLFYPREYKDLQPLRLFIEHIKAHRKLS; this is encoded by the coding sequence ATGCGCCTCCCCCTCGCCATGCTGGAAGTGTTCAATGCCATCGCCCAAAACGGCAGTTTGCGGGGCGCTGCCAATGCTCTTGGCATCAAACCTTCCACGGTTAGCCACCAGTTGAAGTCTCTGGAAGAGCAGCTTGGGACGGCCCTGTTTGTGCGCACCACACGCTCAGTGACGCTGACGGATGCAGGCCGTGCGCTGCAAAGCGGTGCCGGGGCGGCGTTTGATTTGCTGGGGCAAGCGGTGGAGGATGCGAAAGAGTATGGCAGCAGTGCACGCGGGTCTTTGCGCCTGACACTGCCTGAGTTTGTGTTCCATACGTTTCTGGCCGATCTACTGCCCGGGTTTCAGGCGAAGTATCCGGAGATCCAGCTGGAGTTTTCTTTGAGCGATGCTATCGTTGATATTGTGTCAGAAGGTCTGCATGCGGGTTTTCGAACAGGCAGTCTTGTTGCGCAGGATATGATTGCCCTGCGCATCTCGGACCCGCAGCCGCTGACCGTGCTTGGCAGTAAAACCTATCTGGATCAGCACGGCAGGCCGGAAAAGCCGGAGGATCTGCTGGACCACGCGTGTATCCAGTATCGCTTCCAGACATCCGGCCAGCTGGCGCCCTGGGTGTTTCAGGTGGATGGTGACCGGGTGGAGATTGACGTCAAAGGCGGACTGGTTCTCAACACCCTGCCCTCTCAACTGGAGTTGATGGAGCAAGGCATGGGTCTGGCCCTCACCTTCCGCTATTACGCGTTGATGCAGTGTGATGAAACCAAGGTGGAACGCTTGCTGGAAGACTACCTCGACCCCGTCGCTCCGCTCTACCTGTTCTACCCCCGGGAATACAAAGACCTCCAACCCCTGCGCCTCTTCATAGAGCACATCAAGGCGCATCGGAAGTTGTCGTAG